Proteins encoded in a region of the Drosophila sechellia strain sech25 chromosome 2L, ASM438219v1, whole genome shotgun sequence genome:
- the LOC6611629 gene encoding probable phosphorylase b kinase regulatory subunit beta isoform X3 translates to MRDVPKSLGLSVTTPGGSSGAPDSGRHNSLEEINLDQFLKTSNYEDTVKQLDIYYGIVKRQLLRYQSPITGLFPVMSTDQLVGSVRDSVYCASAVWSLYQAYRRIDDDRGKSYELGQSTVKCMRGILECWVKQASRVELFKQRQSNQHALHSKFQLHTGEKIYPDEFYNHLQIDCVSLYLLFLVQMITSGLQIIYTHDEVAFVQNLVYYVERAYRTPDFGMWERGSKYNNGTPEIHASSIGMAKSALEAINGCNLFGEKGASWSVVYVDIDAHNRNRSIFETMLPRESSSKGVDASLLLTLSFPAFASHEDRLVEQTKQNVVNRLRCKMGFKRFTRDGFLSKNEDKSRRYYHSGELKEFEGLECEWPLFFIAMIIDGVFKNNNEQIEEFQNDLRRCLRTDVNGDPVVTMYYAPDGDGSYMRAPSQSLFLWGQSFFIIAQLLTAGLLHINELDPIRRYLPSYNRPRRAGRYSAFQAKPGTGTATDLVVQIVLIAESMRLQAMMATYGIQTQTPHEVEPVQIWSSTELIKVYQHLGVNNKVGLSGRPSRPVGSLGTSKVYRICGMTVLCYPLIFEVSDFYLYRDMALLIDDIKTELQFVGKYWRLSGRPTVCLLIREEHMRDPQFKEMLDLLAMLKKGYCDGMKVRIGRLQNLISSSCIEHLDFMNQSDLTDNENAFSQINHEYIGYQSLTDVPKALTYVEEKISVAHFDTKPTPDIINALRSTDSIYCLCQLWGIILNREGPHFEVNGLNVNTALTQLYHRAGSLRYWRAVRYCSSLLHHIVDSISPFITTVLVNGKELTVGIIGQKETVFDKPMTPAEIQNVMYTSVQPYDVIQAVLQQEVVLYCGRLIATNPSMFRGILKIRIGWVLEAMRIYLQISGQQSIDVDNLSPFQVRILLQKVLTVSEWAVEEKLTTLQRRQLEGCLCRVPKHFYNKIWEILQRTPQGILTQGHHLPATPTLTNMSRGELTFNLLVEETLICIDRPERRQITVELLCIVATILNRNPELHFKQALDLDGILAEAFAMYCKDNNIHHQPKAEHEQTKNEDLKTFYSLPYSETTGYLARAAVNKVLQGGIFSTTEEDVQLDGDRLHDDNCKVS, encoded by the exons ATGCGCGATGTGCCGAAATC TCTCGGTCTCTCGGTCACAACTCCAGGCGGCAGTTCGGGTGCTCCGGACAGTGGACGCCACAACAGCTTGGAGGAAATCAATCTGGACCAGTTCCTGAAGACGTCTAACTACGAGGACACGGTGAAGCAGCTAGACATCTACTATGGCATCG TCAAGCGTCAATTGCTGCGCTACCAGAGTCCCATCACCGGTTTGTTTCCGGTGATGAGCACCGACCAGTTGGTGGGATCCGTGCGGGACAGTGTGTATTGCGCATCCGCCGTGTGGAGCTTGTACCAGGCGTACAGAAGGATCGACGATGACCGCGGAAAGTCCTACGAACTGGGCCAGAGCACTGTGAAGTGCATGCGAGGCATTCTGGAGTGCTGGGTCAAGCAGGCATCGCGGGTGGAGCTCTTTAAGCAGCGCCAGTCCAATCAGCACGCACTTCACAGCAAGTTCCAGCTGCACACCGGAGAGAAGATCTATCCGGATGAGTTTTACAATCACCTGCAGATCGATTGC GTTTCACTCTATCTGTTGTTCCTCGTCCAGATGATAACCTCTGGCCTGCAGATCATTTACACCCACGACGAGGTGGCCTTTGTCCAGAATCTAGTGTACTATGTGGAGCGCGCCTATCGTACGCCCGACTTTGGCATGTGGGAGCGGGGCTCTAAATATAACAATGGCACCCCGGAGATCCATGCCTCCTCCATTGGCATGGCCAAGTCCGCCTTGGAGGCCATTAACGGATGCAATCTGTTCGGCGAGAAAGGAGCTTCATGGAGTGTTGTCTATGTGGACATTGATGCCCACAACCGGAATCGCAGTATTTTCGAAACCATGCTGCCCAGGGAATCAAGTTCAAAG GGAGTTGATGCGTCACTGCTGCTCACACTTTCCTTCCCAGCCTTTGCCTCGCATGAAGATCGCCTGGTGGAGCAGACCAAACAAAATGTTGTAAATCGTTTGCGCTGCAAAATGGGATTCAAGCGCTTCACCCGTGATGGATTCCTTAGCAAAAACGAGGACAAATCACGACGCTATTATCACTCTGGCGAGCTAAAGGAATTCGAAGGCCTGGAGTGTGAATGGCCGCTCTTTTTCATAGCCATGATTATCGATGGTGTGTTCAAGAATAACAATGAACAAATTGAAGAGTTCCAAAACGATCTGAGGCGCTGTTTGCGTACTGATGTCAATGGAGATCCCGTGGTGACAATGTACTATGCGCCGGATGGAGATGGCTCCTACATGCGTGCTCCATCGCAATCGCTGTTCCTGTGGGGACAGTCATTCTTTATCATAGCCCAGCTGCTGACCGCAGGACTCCTACACATCAATGAATTGGATCCAATCCGCCGCTACTTACCAAGCTATAATCGGCCCAGAAGGGCTGGTCGTTATTCGGCTTTCCAG GCTAAACCGGGCACT GGCACAGCCACTGATCTTGTGGTGCAGATTGTCCTGATTGCCGAGTCCATGCGACTGCAGGCTATGATGGCCACCTATGGCATCCAAACACAAACCCCACACGAG gTGGAACCTGTGCAAATCTGGAGCTCGACAGAGCTCATTAAAGTATATCAACATCTCGGAGTTAACAACAAGGTTGGCCTGTCCGGTCGTCCATCCAGACCGGTGGGTTCTTTGGGCACCAGCAAGGTGTATCGCATCTGCGGCATGACAGTCCTCTGCTACCCACTAATCTTTGAGGTCTCCGACTTTTATCTCTACCGAGACATGGCTCTACTAATTGATGACATCAAGACAGAGCTACAGTTTGTGGGCAAGTACTGGCGGCTATCGGGCAGACCTACAGTTTGTCTGCTTATTCGGGAGGAGCACATGCGTGATCCGCAATTCAAGGAGATGCTTGACCTGCTGGCCATGCTAAAAAAGGGCTACTGCGATGGCATGAAAGTTCGCATCGGTCGACTACAGAATCTGATTAGCAGCTCGTGCATCGAGCATCTTGACTTTATGAACCAAAGTGATCTGACCGACAACGAGAATGCGTTCTCGCAGATAAACCATGAGTACATTGGCTACCAATCGCTAACAGATGTGCCCAAAGCTCTGACATATGTGGAGGAAAAGATTTCGGTTGCG CACTTCGATACCAAACCCACGCCGGATATCATCAACGCACTACGTAGCACGGATTCCATTTACTGTTTGTGCCAATTGTGGGGTATAATTCTCAATCGCGAGGGTCCTCATTTCGAGGTAAACGGTCTGAACGTAAACACGGCCTTGACGCAGCTATACCACCGCGCTGGTTCCTTGCGCTACTGGCGTGCCGTGCGCTACTGCTCTTCTCTTCTTCACCACATTGTGGACTCCATTAGTCCATTTATCACCACTGTGTTGGTGAATGGCAAGGAGCTCACAGTGGGCATCATTGGCCAGAAGGAGACGGTTTTCGACAAGCCCATGACGCCGGCGGAGATTCAAAATGTCATGTACACGAGTGTCCAACCCTACGACGTCATCCAGGCGGTGTTGCAGCAGGAAGTGGTTCTGTATTGTGGCCGTTTAATAGCCACCAATCCATCCATGTTCCGTGGCATATTAAAAATTCGCATTGGCTGGGTGCTGGAGGCCATGCGAATCTACTTACAAATCTCAGGACAACAGAGCATTGATGTGGACAATCTTTCGCCCTTCCAAGTCCGCATACTTCTTCAGAAAGTTTTAACCGTCAGCGAATGGGCTGTAGAAGAAAA gcTCACTACCCTACAACGTCGTCAACTGGAGGGATGCTTGTGCCGTGtgccaaaacatttttataacaAAATCTGGGAAATCCTTCAGCGAACCCCTCAAGGCATTCTGACCCAGGGTCATCATTtgccagccacgcccacactaaCCAACATGAGCCGCGGCGAGTTGACCTTCAATCTGCTGGTCGAGGAAACACTGATTTGCATTGACCGCCCGGAAAGGCGTCAGATAACCGTGGAGCTTTTGTGCATTGTGGCCACCATTCTTAATCG taacCCCGAGCTCCACTTTAAGCAAGCTCTAGACTTGGACGGCATCTTGGCGGAAGCGTTCGCAATGTACTGCAAGGACAATAACATACATCATCAACCCAAAGCAGAGCATGAGCAGACCAAAAATGAGGATCTCAAGACTTTCTATTCGTTGCCATATTCCGAGACTACGGGCTATTTGGCTCGCGCCGCGGTCAACAAGGTTTTGCAGGGTGGCATCTTCTCCACCACTGAAGAGGATGTTCAGCTCGATGGCGATCGTTTGCACGACGACAACTGTAAGGTATCCTAA
- the LOC6611629 gene encoding probable phosphorylase b kinase regulatory subunit beta isoform X1 — protein MRDVPKSLGLSVTTPGGSSGAPDSGRHNSLEEINLDQFLKTSNYEDTVKQLDIYYGIVKRQLLRYQSPITGLFPVMSTDQLVGSVRDSVYCASAVWSLYQAYRRIDDDRGKSYELGQSTVKCMRGILECWVKQASRVELFKQRQSNQHALHSKFQLHTGEKIYPDEFYNHLQIDCVSLYLLFLVQMITSGLQIIYTHDEVAFVQNLVYYVERAYRTPDFGMWERGSKYNNGTPEIHASSIGMAKSALEAINGCNLFGEKGASWSVVYVDIDAHNRNRSIFETMLPRESSSKGVDASLLLTLSFPAFASHEDRLVEQTKQNVVNRLRCKMGFKRFTRDGFLSKNEDKSRRYYHSGELKEFEGLECEWPLFFIAMIIDGVFKNNNEQIEEFQNDLRRCLRTDVNGDPVVTMYYAPDGDGSYMRAPSQSLFLWGQSFFIIAQLLTAGLLHINELDPIRRYLPSYNRPRRAGRYSAFQGKAIDEKHKAKPGTGTATDLVVQIVLIAESMRLQAMMATYGIQTQTPHEVEPVQIWSSTELIKVYQHLGVNNKVGLSGRPSRPVGSLGTSKVYRICGMTVLCYPLIFEVSDFYLYRDMALLIDDIKTELQFVGKYWRLSGRPTVCLLIREEHMRDPQFKEMLDLLAMLKKGYCDGMKVRIGRLQNLISSSCIEHLDFMNQSDLTDNENAFSQINHEYIGYQSLTDVPKALTYVEEKISVAHFDTKPTPDIINALRSTDSIYCLCQLWGIILNREGPHFEVNGLNVNTALTQLYHRAGSLRYWRAVRYCSSLLHHIVDSISPFITTVLVNGKELTVGIIGQKETVFDKPMTPAEIQNVMYTSVQPYDVIQAVLQQEVVLYCGRLIATNPSMFRGILKIRIGWVLEAMRIYLQISGQQSIDVDNLSPFQVRILLQKVLTVSEWAVEEKLTTLQRRQLEGCLCRVPKHFYNKIWEILQRTPQGILTQGHHLPATPTLTNMSRGELTFNLLVEETLICIDRPERRQITVELLCIVATILNRNPELHFKQALDLDGILAEAFAMYCKDNNIHHQPKAEHEQTKNEDLKTFYSLPYSETTGYLARAAVNKVLQGGIFSTTEEDVQLDGDRLHDDNCKVS, from the exons ATGCGCGATGTGCCGAAATC TCTCGGTCTCTCGGTCACAACTCCAGGCGGCAGTTCGGGTGCTCCGGACAGTGGACGCCACAACAGCTTGGAGGAAATCAATCTGGACCAGTTCCTGAAGACGTCTAACTACGAGGACACGGTGAAGCAGCTAGACATCTACTATGGCATCG TCAAGCGTCAATTGCTGCGCTACCAGAGTCCCATCACCGGTTTGTTTCCGGTGATGAGCACCGACCAGTTGGTGGGATCCGTGCGGGACAGTGTGTATTGCGCATCCGCCGTGTGGAGCTTGTACCAGGCGTACAGAAGGATCGACGATGACCGCGGAAAGTCCTACGAACTGGGCCAGAGCACTGTGAAGTGCATGCGAGGCATTCTGGAGTGCTGGGTCAAGCAGGCATCGCGGGTGGAGCTCTTTAAGCAGCGCCAGTCCAATCAGCACGCACTTCACAGCAAGTTCCAGCTGCACACCGGAGAGAAGATCTATCCGGATGAGTTTTACAATCACCTGCAGATCGATTGC GTTTCACTCTATCTGTTGTTCCTCGTCCAGATGATAACCTCTGGCCTGCAGATCATTTACACCCACGACGAGGTGGCCTTTGTCCAGAATCTAGTGTACTATGTGGAGCGCGCCTATCGTACGCCCGACTTTGGCATGTGGGAGCGGGGCTCTAAATATAACAATGGCACCCCGGAGATCCATGCCTCCTCCATTGGCATGGCCAAGTCCGCCTTGGAGGCCATTAACGGATGCAATCTGTTCGGCGAGAAAGGAGCTTCATGGAGTGTTGTCTATGTGGACATTGATGCCCACAACCGGAATCGCAGTATTTTCGAAACCATGCTGCCCAGGGAATCAAGTTCAAAG GGAGTTGATGCGTCACTGCTGCTCACACTTTCCTTCCCAGCCTTTGCCTCGCATGAAGATCGCCTGGTGGAGCAGACCAAACAAAATGTTGTAAATCGTTTGCGCTGCAAAATGGGATTCAAGCGCTTCACCCGTGATGGATTCCTTAGCAAAAACGAGGACAAATCACGACGCTATTATCACTCTGGCGAGCTAAAGGAATTCGAAGGCCTGGAGTGTGAATGGCCGCTCTTTTTCATAGCCATGATTATCGATGGTGTGTTCAAGAATAACAATGAACAAATTGAAGAGTTCCAAAACGATCTGAGGCGCTGTTTGCGTACTGATGTCAATGGAGATCCCGTGGTGACAATGTACTATGCGCCGGATGGAGATGGCTCCTACATGCGTGCTCCATCGCAATCGCTGTTCCTGTGGGGACAGTCATTCTTTATCATAGCCCAGCTGCTGACCGCAGGACTCCTACACATCAATGAATTGGATCCAATCCGCCGCTACTTACCAAGCTATAATCGGCCCAGAAGGGCTGGTCGTTATTCGGCTTTCCAG GGCAAAGCTATTGACGAAAAACACAAA GCTAAACCGGGCACT GGCACAGCCACTGATCTTGTGGTGCAGATTGTCCTGATTGCCGAGTCCATGCGACTGCAGGCTATGATGGCCACCTATGGCATCCAAACACAAACCCCACACGAG gTGGAACCTGTGCAAATCTGGAGCTCGACAGAGCTCATTAAAGTATATCAACATCTCGGAGTTAACAACAAGGTTGGCCTGTCCGGTCGTCCATCCAGACCGGTGGGTTCTTTGGGCACCAGCAAGGTGTATCGCATCTGCGGCATGACAGTCCTCTGCTACCCACTAATCTTTGAGGTCTCCGACTTTTATCTCTACCGAGACATGGCTCTACTAATTGATGACATCAAGACAGAGCTACAGTTTGTGGGCAAGTACTGGCGGCTATCGGGCAGACCTACAGTTTGTCTGCTTATTCGGGAGGAGCACATGCGTGATCCGCAATTCAAGGAGATGCTTGACCTGCTGGCCATGCTAAAAAAGGGCTACTGCGATGGCATGAAAGTTCGCATCGGTCGACTACAGAATCTGATTAGCAGCTCGTGCATCGAGCATCTTGACTTTATGAACCAAAGTGATCTGACCGACAACGAGAATGCGTTCTCGCAGATAAACCATGAGTACATTGGCTACCAATCGCTAACAGATGTGCCCAAAGCTCTGACATATGTGGAGGAAAAGATTTCGGTTGCG CACTTCGATACCAAACCCACGCCGGATATCATCAACGCACTACGTAGCACGGATTCCATTTACTGTTTGTGCCAATTGTGGGGTATAATTCTCAATCGCGAGGGTCCTCATTTCGAGGTAAACGGTCTGAACGTAAACACGGCCTTGACGCAGCTATACCACCGCGCTGGTTCCTTGCGCTACTGGCGTGCCGTGCGCTACTGCTCTTCTCTTCTTCACCACATTGTGGACTCCATTAGTCCATTTATCACCACTGTGTTGGTGAATGGCAAGGAGCTCACAGTGGGCATCATTGGCCAGAAGGAGACGGTTTTCGACAAGCCCATGACGCCGGCGGAGATTCAAAATGTCATGTACACGAGTGTCCAACCCTACGACGTCATCCAGGCGGTGTTGCAGCAGGAAGTGGTTCTGTATTGTGGCCGTTTAATAGCCACCAATCCATCCATGTTCCGTGGCATATTAAAAATTCGCATTGGCTGGGTGCTGGAGGCCATGCGAATCTACTTACAAATCTCAGGACAACAGAGCATTGATGTGGACAATCTTTCGCCCTTCCAAGTCCGCATACTTCTTCAGAAAGTTTTAACCGTCAGCGAATGGGCTGTAGAAGAAAA gcTCACTACCCTACAACGTCGTCAACTGGAGGGATGCTTGTGCCGTGtgccaaaacatttttataacaAAATCTGGGAAATCCTTCAGCGAACCCCTCAAGGCATTCTGACCCAGGGTCATCATTtgccagccacgcccacactaaCCAACATGAGCCGCGGCGAGTTGACCTTCAATCTGCTGGTCGAGGAAACACTGATTTGCATTGACCGCCCGGAAAGGCGTCAGATAACCGTGGAGCTTTTGTGCATTGTGGCCACCATTCTTAATCG taacCCCGAGCTCCACTTTAAGCAAGCTCTAGACTTGGACGGCATCTTGGCGGAAGCGTTCGCAATGTACTGCAAGGACAATAACATACATCATCAACCCAAAGCAGAGCATGAGCAGACCAAAAATGAGGATCTCAAGACTTTCTATTCGTTGCCATATTCCGAGACTACGGGCTATTTGGCTCGCGCCGCGGTCAACAAGGTTTTGCAGGGTGGCATCTTCTCCACCACTGAAGAGGATGTTCAGCTCGATGGCGATCGTTTGCACGACGACAACTGTAAGGTATCCTAA
- the LOC6611629 gene encoding probable phosphorylase b kinase regulatory subunit beta isoform X4, producing the protein MRDVPKSLGLSVTTPGGSSGAPDSGRHNSLEEINLDQFLKTSNYEDTVKQLDIYYGIVKRQLLRYQSPITGLFPVMSTDQLVGSVRDSVYCASAVWSLYQAYRRIDDDRGKSYELGQSTVKCMRGILECWVKQASRVELFKQRQSNQHALHSKFQLHTGEKIYPDEFYNHLQIDCVSLYLLFLVQMITSGLQIIYTHDEVAFVQNLVYYVERAYRTPDFGMWERGSKYNNGTPEIHASSIGMAKSALEAINGCNLFGEKGASWSVVYVDIDAHNRNRSIFETMLPRESSSKGVDASLLLTLSFPAFASHEDRLVEQTKQNVVNRLRCKMGFKRFTRDGFLSKNEDKSRRYYHSGELKEFEGLECEWPLFFIAMIIDGVFKNNNEQIEEFQNDLRRCLRTDVNGDPVVTMYYAPDGDGSYMRAPSQSLFLWGQSFFIIAQLLTAGLLHINELDPIRRYLPSYNRPRRAGRYSAFQGTATDLVVQIVLIAESMRLQAMMATYGIQTQTPHEVEPVQIWSSTELIKVYQHLGVNNKVGLSGRPSRPVGSLGTSKVYRICGMTVLCYPLIFEVSDFYLYRDMALLIDDIKTELQFVGKYWRLSGRPTVCLLIREEHMRDPQFKEMLDLLAMLKKGYCDGMKVRIGRLQNLISSSCIEHLDFMNQSDLTDNENAFSQINHEYIGYQSLTDVPKALTYVEEKISVAHFDTKPTPDIINALRSTDSIYCLCQLWGIILNREGPHFEVNGLNVNTALTQLYHRAGSLRYWRAVRYCSSLLHHIVDSISPFITTVLVNGKELTVGIIGQKETVFDKPMTPAEIQNVMYTSVQPYDVIQAVLQQEVVLYCGRLIATNPSMFRGILKIRIGWVLEAMRIYLQISGQQSIDVDNLSPFQVRILLQKVLTVSEWAVEEKLTTLQRRQLEGCLCRVPKHFYNKIWEILQRTPQGILTQGHHLPATPTLTNMSRGELTFNLLVEETLICIDRPERRQITVELLCIVATILNRNPELHFKQALDLDGILAEAFAMYCKDNNIHHQPKAEHEQTKNEDLKTFYSLPYSETTGYLARAAVNKVLQGGIFSTTEEDVQLDGDRLHDDNCKVS; encoded by the exons ATGCGCGATGTGCCGAAATC TCTCGGTCTCTCGGTCACAACTCCAGGCGGCAGTTCGGGTGCTCCGGACAGTGGACGCCACAACAGCTTGGAGGAAATCAATCTGGACCAGTTCCTGAAGACGTCTAACTACGAGGACACGGTGAAGCAGCTAGACATCTACTATGGCATCG TCAAGCGTCAATTGCTGCGCTACCAGAGTCCCATCACCGGTTTGTTTCCGGTGATGAGCACCGACCAGTTGGTGGGATCCGTGCGGGACAGTGTGTATTGCGCATCCGCCGTGTGGAGCTTGTACCAGGCGTACAGAAGGATCGACGATGACCGCGGAAAGTCCTACGAACTGGGCCAGAGCACTGTGAAGTGCATGCGAGGCATTCTGGAGTGCTGGGTCAAGCAGGCATCGCGGGTGGAGCTCTTTAAGCAGCGCCAGTCCAATCAGCACGCACTTCACAGCAAGTTCCAGCTGCACACCGGAGAGAAGATCTATCCGGATGAGTTTTACAATCACCTGCAGATCGATTGC GTTTCACTCTATCTGTTGTTCCTCGTCCAGATGATAACCTCTGGCCTGCAGATCATTTACACCCACGACGAGGTGGCCTTTGTCCAGAATCTAGTGTACTATGTGGAGCGCGCCTATCGTACGCCCGACTTTGGCATGTGGGAGCGGGGCTCTAAATATAACAATGGCACCCCGGAGATCCATGCCTCCTCCATTGGCATGGCCAAGTCCGCCTTGGAGGCCATTAACGGATGCAATCTGTTCGGCGAGAAAGGAGCTTCATGGAGTGTTGTCTATGTGGACATTGATGCCCACAACCGGAATCGCAGTATTTTCGAAACCATGCTGCCCAGGGAATCAAGTTCAAAG GGAGTTGATGCGTCACTGCTGCTCACACTTTCCTTCCCAGCCTTTGCCTCGCATGAAGATCGCCTGGTGGAGCAGACCAAACAAAATGTTGTAAATCGTTTGCGCTGCAAAATGGGATTCAAGCGCTTCACCCGTGATGGATTCCTTAGCAAAAACGAGGACAAATCACGACGCTATTATCACTCTGGCGAGCTAAAGGAATTCGAAGGCCTGGAGTGTGAATGGCCGCTCTTTTTCATAGCCATGATTATCGATGGTGTGTTCAAGAATAACAATGAACAAATTGAAGAGTTCCAAAACGATCTGAGGCGCTGTTTGCGTACTGATGTCAATGGAGATCCCGTGGTGACAATGTACTATGCGCCGGATGGAGATGGCTCCTACATGCGTGCTCCATCGCAATCGCTGTTCCTGTGGGGACAGTCATTCTTTATCATAGCCCAGCTGCTGACCGCAGGACTCCTACACATCAATGAATTGGATCCAATCCGCCGCTACTTACCAAGCTATAATCGGCCCAGAAGGGCTGGTCGTTATTCGGCTTTCCAG GGCACAGCCACTGATCTTGTGGTGCAGATTGTCCTGATTGCCGAGTCCATGCGACTGCAGGCTATGATGGCCACCTATGGCATCCAAACACAAACCCCACACGAG gTGGAACCTGTGCAAATCTGGAGCTCGACAGAGCTCATTAAAGTATATCAACATCTCGGAGTTAACAACAAGGTTGGCCTGTCCGGTCGTCCATCCAGACCGGTGGGTTCTTTGGGCACCAGCAAGGTGTATCGCATCTGCGGCATGACAGTCCTCTGCTACCCACTAATCTTTGAGGTCTCCGACTTTTATCTCTACCGAGACATGGCTCTACTAATTGATGACATCAAGACAGAGCTACAGTTTGTGGGCAAGTACTGGCGGCTATCGGGCAGACCTACAGTTTGTCTGCTTATTCGGGAGGAGCACATGCGTGATCCGCAATTCAAGGAGATGCTTGACCTGCTGGCCATGCTAAAAAAGGGCTACTGCGATGGCATGAAAGTTCGCATCGGTCGACTACAGAATCTGATTAGCAGCTCGTGCATCGAGCATCTTGACTTTATGAACCAAAGTGATCTGACCGACAACGAGAATGCGTTCTCGCAGATAAACCATGAGTACATTGGCTACCAATCGCTAACAGATGTGCCCAAAGCTCTGACATATGTGGAGGAAAAGATTTCGGTTGCG CACTTCGATACCAAACCCACGCCGGATATCATCAACGCACTACGTAGCACGGATTCCATTTACTGTTTGTGCCAATTGTGGGGTATAATTCTCAATCGCGAGGGTCCTCATTTCGAGGTAAACGGTCTGAACGTAAACACGGCCTTGACGCAGCTATACCACCGCGCTGGTTCCTTGCGCTACTGGCGTGCCGTGCGCTACTGCTCTTCTCTTCTTCACCACATTGTGGACTCCATTAGTCCATTTATCACCACTGTGTTGGTGAATGGCAAGGAGCTCACAGTGGGCATCATTGGCCAGAAGGAGACGGTTTTCGACAAGCCCATGACGCCGGCGGAGATTCAAAATGTCATGTACACGAGTGTCCAACCCTACGACGTCATCCAGGCGGTGTTGCAGCAGGAAGTGGTTCTGTATTGTGGCCGTTTAATAGCCACCAATCCATCCATGTTCCGTGGCATATTAAAAATTCGCATTGGCTGGGTGCTGGAGGCCATGCGAATCTACTTACAAATCTCAGGACAACAGAGCATTGATGTGGACAATCTTTCGCCCTTCCAAGTCCGCATACTTCTTCAGAAAGTTTTAACCGTCAGCGAATGGGCTGTAGAAGAAAA gcTCACTACCCTACAACGTCGTCAACTGGAGGGATGCTTGTGCCGTGtgccaaaacatttttataacaAAATCTGGGAAATCCTTCAGCGAACCCCTCAAGGCATTCTGACCCAGGGTCATCATTtgccagccacgcccacactaaCCAACATGAGCCGCGGCGAGTTGACCTTCAATCTGCTGGTCGAGGAAACACTGATTTGCATTGACCGCCCGGAAAGGCGTCAGATAACCGTGGAGCTTTTGTGCATTGTGGCCACCATTCTTAATCG taacCCCGAGCTCCACTTTAAGCAAGCTCTAGACTTGGACGGCATCTTGGCGGAAGCGTTCGCAATGTACTGCAAGGACAATAACATACATCATCAACCCAAAGCAGAGCATGAGCAGACCAAAAATGAGGATCTCAAGACTTTCTATTCGTTGCCATATTCCGAGACTACGGGCTATTTGGCTCGCGCCGCGGTCAACAAGGTTTTGCAGGGTGGCATCTTCTCCACCACTGAAGAGGATGTTCAGCTCGATGGCGATCGTTTGCACGACGACAACTGTAAGGTATCCTAA